A single window of Qipengyuania sediminis DNA harbors:
- a CDS encoding ribbon-helix-helix domain-containing protein → MTTPYHPPVKRSLAIHGHKTSISLEPLFWDLLKAAAAREGIAMAQLVARIDGERIKADPAPGLAGAIRCWLVAAQAKAGEVSPAAPADASSGAESGQ, encoded by the coding sequence GTGACCACCCCCTACCACCCCCCGGTAAAACGCTCGCTCGCGATCCACGGCCACAAGACCTCGATCAGCCTCGAACCCCTGTTCTGGGACTTGCTCAAGGCAGCGGCCGCGCGTGAGGGGATTGCGATGGCGCAGCTTGTCGCGCGCATCGATGGCGAGCGGATCAAGGCCGATCCCGCCCCCGGTCTCGCGGGGGCGATCCGCTGCTGGCTGGTCGCGGCACAAGCGAAGGCCGGCGAGGTTTCCCCCGCCGCCCCTGCTGACGCCTCGTCAGGCGCTGAAAGCGGTCAGTAG
- a CDS encoding YdeI/OmpD-associated family protein: protein MPNFPQGSVHTAAPDVEAAICAAPDTLNLWTSLTSIARNEFICWIEDAKKPATRARRIARIVESLSEGKRRPCCWSGCIHRTDRSPRGWQQGVLIDKRARPKP from the coding sequence ATGCCCAACTTTCCTCAAGGCAGCGTCCACACCGCCGCCCCCGACGTCGAAGCCGCGATCTGCGCTGCGCCCGATACGTTGAACCTATGGACCAGCCTCACCTCCATCGCCCGCAACGAATTCATCTGCTGGATCGAAGACGCCAAGAAGCCCGCGACGCGCGCGCGCCGAATCGCCCGGATCGTCGAAAGCCTCTCCGAAGGCAAGCGGCGGCCCTGCTGCTGGTCGGGCTGCATACACCGCACCGACAGGTCGCCGCGTGGGTGGCAGCAAGGCGTCCTGATCGACAAGCGCGCACGGCCGAAGCCGTGA
- the phbB gene encoding acetoacetyl-CoA reductase: MGRVAIVTGGTRGIGRAICEALREDGFTVVANYAGNEEKARAFSDETGIAAYKWDVGDHAACLAGCERVAAEVGPVDVVVNNAGITRDGTLLKMSYDDWHEVMRINLGGCFNMAKATFSGMKDRGWGRVVNIGSINGQAGQYGQVNYAAAKSGIHGFTKALAQEGARFGITVNAIAPGYIDTDMVAAVPPPVLEKIVAKIPVGRLGQAEEIARGVSFLCSDKAAFVTGSTMSINGGQHMY, encoded by the coding sequence ATGGGCAGAGTGGCCATCGTCACGGGCGGGACACGCGGCATCGGCCGCGCCATTTGCGAGGCTTTGCGCGAGGACGGCTTCACTGTCGTCGCCAATTACGCCGGCAACGAAGAAAAGGCGCGTGCTTTCAGCGACGAGACCGGCATCGCTGCCTACAAATGGGACGTCGGCGATCATGCTGCCTGCCTCGCCGGATGCGAGCGGGTGGCAGCGGAGGTCGGCCCGGTCGACGTGGTGGTGAACAACGCCGGGATCACCCGCGACGGCACTTTGCTCAAGATGAGCTATGACGACTGGCACGAGGTGATGCGGATCAATCTCGGCGGCTGCTTCAACATGGCCAAGGCGACCTTTTCGGGCATGAAGGATCGCGGCTGGGGCCGGGTGGTCAATATCGGCAGCATTAACGGGCAGGCGGGGCAATACGGGCAGGTGAACTACGCCGCGGCCAAGAGCGGCATCCACGGCTTCACCAAGGCGCTGGCGCAGGAAGGCGCGCGCTTCGGCATCACCGTCAACGCGATCGCGCCGGGCTATATCGACACCGACATGGTCGCCGCAGTCCCGCCGCCGGTGCTGGAGAAGATCGTCGCCAAGATCCCCGTCGGCCGGCTGGGCCAGGCGGAGGAAATCGCGCGCGGCGTGAGCTTCCTGTGCAGCGACAAGGCCGCTTTCGTCACCGGCTCGACAATGAGCATCAATGGCGGGCAGCATATGTATTGA